DNA from Chryseomicrobium sp. FSL W7-1435:
CGAGACCACCCGATGTGATCCATTTATGCGGGTTTTTAAAGCCATAATATTGAGCTGTCCACATTTGATGTTGGCCTACATCCGTGGAGACAATGGCATTTCCCTGAGTAACTTCTTGTAAAATTTCAAGTACTTGTTGAGCCTTCAGCCCATCCTTTTTATAGTGAAGCGGGAATTCTCTCCGGTTTGTCGCTAGTTCCTCAAGCCAAGGAGAAGTGTTTTGCGACTTGTACGTATATCCGTTCAGATTTGTCAGGGCTGCTTTTGCATCTCCTACGATCGGGATAGCTGTTGCGACGTTCTTCCCGATTTCTGCTGGGTCAACGTCTACGTGAGCCACAAGTGCATGAGGTGCAAATTGCTGTAAGTTTCCTGTTAGTCGGTCATCAAAGCGTGCCCCAATATTAATCAATAGATCGCACTCTTGAATCGCCATATTAGCAGTGAACGTTCCATGCATTCCTGCCATCCCTAGATAGTTTGGATGCTCTGAATGAATGGCACCTAAACCTAATAATGTGGAAACTGCCGGAATCCCTGTCAATTCCATAAAGGCTGCTAATTGTTCAGTGCCTTTTGCTGCAAGAACGCCAGCACCGATCAGGAGTAACGGCTTGTTTGCTTGATGAATGGCTTCAACCAATTTTTGAATTTGTAAAAAATTCGGTTCTGTTGTTGGTTGATAACCAGGAAGTGCAATAGGCTTGATAGACCAATCTAATCGTTCTGTAGAACCCGCTGCCAAGTTTTTAGGAATATCAATTAACACAGGACCTTGTCTACCTGTTGTTGCTATGTGAAAGGCTTCTCGAACAATTCGTGGTAAATCCTTAGCATCTTTAACTTGGTAATTGTGCTTCGTGATCGGTTGAGTGATACCAATAATATCGGCTTCTTGAAAGGCATCCGTTCCAATAACGGTGGTGGCCACCTGACCGGTGAAAACAATCAAAGGCAAGGAATCCATCATCGCGTCGGCGATACCTGTAACTAAGTTAGTAGCACCCGGACCTGATGTCGCAATGACTACACCAGGTTTGCCAGTGACTCTTGCATATCCTTCTGCTGCATGAATAGCGCCTTGCTCGTGTCTGGCCAAAACATGGGGAATCGGATTTCGATGAAGTGCATCGTAAATAGGAAGTACAGCTCCTCCTGGATAACCGAAAATCATCTCGACCTGCTGTTCTTGAAGTAATTCAATCAGCACATCTGCTCCGGATAAAGGACTATTTTCAACTACTTGCTGTAACTCAGTTTGCATAACCATTGGTATCACTCCTTTTCTGGGTACAAAAAAAGCCCTATGCAAAAGAACATAGAAGTTCCTTGCATAGGGATGAATTTCACTTCATGGTACCACCCTACTTTACAGCTCTCGCTGCCTCGTGTGCCGATTCGGCAAATGTGATAACGGACATAACCGGAAGGACTTACTGATCAAAGACGTTCATCCTTCGCTCAGAGGGGATGTCGAGATAAGGGGCTATACCGGTTTGCACCACCACCGGCTCTCTGAAATAGTCCTCACTTATTCTTTAACCTCATCAACGCTTTATATTTTCATGACGCCACCTGTACTTGCAGATGTTACAAGCTTTGAGTAGCGTGCTAAATAACCTTTTTTAATTTTCGGTTCAAACTCAGGCAATTGATTCGCCCGTTTTTGTAACACTCGTTCGTCCACATCGTGATGTATCGAACGATTCGGTAAGTCAATGACAATAGTGTCGCCATCTTCTACTAAAGCTATTGGTCCACCCTCAGCAGCTTCTGGTGAAATATGGCCAATCGAGATGCCACGGGAAGCGCCGGAGAAACGCCCATCTGTAATCAACGCTACTTTTGTGCCAAGTCCTCGACCTTGAATAGCTGACGTCGGCCCAAGCATTTCTGGCATTCCAGGGCCACCTTTTGGACCTTCATAGCGGATCACGACAACGTGCCCTTCTTGAACACGTCCGTCATCAATAGCTTGCTGGGCATCTTCTTGAGAATTGAAGACGATTGCTTTGCCTGTAAAGGTCTGAATCGATGGATCAACGGCTCCTACTTTAATGACGCCACCGTCTGGAGCTAAATTCCCGAATAATACGGACAACCCACCAACCGGACTATATGGATTATCTTTTGGTCTAATGACGGCAGGATTCAAAATTTTGGCTTCCTTGACGTTCTCTAAAACTGATTTCCCTGTGATTGTCAATCGGTTGCCGTGTATGCCGCCAGGAATTTCACATAGCTCCTTGATGATAGCTGACAACCCACCAGCTAAGTGAACATCGTGCATCGAGTAATCACTTGCCGGCATGATTTTTGCAAGATAAGGTATACGTTTTGCTACTTCATTTATTTGTTCCATTTGATAAGGAATTTCTGCTTCATGAGCAATCGCGAGCGTATGTAAAACTGTATTAGTGGAACCACCCATCGCCATATCGAGCGCAAATGCATCATCGATTGCCTCTTTCGTGATCAAATCTCGTGGTTTCACATCGTCTTCAATCATACGTAGCAAATGGCCAACTGCTTCTTTAATCAAACGGTGCCTTTCATTAGAAGTTGCTACAATTGTTGCGTTCCCTGGCGGCGTCACTCCTAAAATCTCCATTAAAGAGTTCATAGAATTGGCTGTAAACATTCCCGAACACGAACCACAAGTTGGACAGGCATTCTGTTCAATATCCAGTAACTCTTGTTCAGTCATTTTGCCAGATTTGAATGCCCCGACTCCTTCAAATACAGATGTTAGGGATAAGGGTTTACCGTCTGCTGACTCCCCTGCCTCCATTGGTCCACCTGTTACAAATACAGAAGGCACGTTCGTGCGAACTGCAGCCATCAACATTCCAGGCGTTATCTTGTCACAATTCGGAATGTAAAACACCCCATCAAACCAATGCGCATTGATCACTGTTTCAGCTGAATCGGCAATCAATTCACGACTTGGTAAGGAATATCTCATACCAATATGTCCCATAGCAATCCCATCATCGACACCAATTGTATTAAATTCGAATGGAACACCACCGGCATCCCAAATTGCTTGTTTGACAATTTCCGCGAATTTATTCAAATGCTTATGCCCAGGAATAATATCTATATAAGAATTACAAACGCCAATGAAAGGCTTTTGTAGATCTTTTGTTTTAACACCGGTCGCATAAAGTAAACTGCGATGTGGAGCTCTATCAATTCCTTTTTTTATCATGTCACTTCGCATTTTCATCACCATCTTTTTTGTAATATCCTGCAATATGAAATATATTGCAATAAGCATACAATCCGCAAAGTGCCGTGTCAACGCTATTTTTATAAATTATCAGTCTTTTATGAAAGTTGTGACATTATGCAATCGCTTACAATGCCGATAGCACTGAGTTTCATTATTTCTAAACTTTTTTTGATAACGTCTCGGCTAAGCAGACGCCATGAACCTCTCTCACACCATTCTCCTTTAAAAGAAGGGCAGCTTGATGCAATGTCATTCCCGTTGTGTAAATATCATCAACAAGAACAATACGTGAAGGAATTTTTTCGGTACCTGTCCACGAAAAGGGATTAGATGAATGGAGACGTTGATAAAGTGTGCGTTGAGACTGCTTTATTGGAGTTGTTTTTTCAAGTAAATGTACTATATGTTGGGGAACTAGCAGAGCTTCTACAGGTGAAAATGTTTTATCATTCTCGCTCCCATTAAATATTGGCACAGGGACACACGGATAAAAGTGTCGAAAATGGCCTGAAAAAACTTGGTGTAAAGCGTAATCACCTAACTTTTTATAGCGATGAAAATACTGTTTCATCCACTCGTCATAGATGAACATGCAGGTTAGAGAGTCCAATGCGTTTTCAAAGGGTGTCTGGTAAAAATAACTTCGTTCGGAGTTTCCGTTCGTGGGAATAAATTTTTCTCGACACTCCCTACAAATTACATCTCCTTTACCAAAAACTAATTGATTCCAAGTTCTCGTAGTAAACGGTGTCGAACAAAGTAAACAGATCATAGCTGGTTCAGCTCCTCAATTGTCCGTTTCGCTTGAATCATGTCATCCGTAATCCCGCGGTGAAAAAACACAACATCTCCAGTTGGAAATTCAGAAGATCTACCTGCACGGCCTGCGATTTGAATGAGTGCCTGCTTAGTAAAAATAGGCTGTTCTGAACCAATTACGCCAATTTGTAAGTTAGGAATGGTGATGCCCCTTTCCAGAATAGTCGTCGTTAAAAGACAGTTAATTTCACCATCCCTCAGCTGTTGCACATATTCTTTGCGTAATGGATGCTCTGAGTGAACCCGTTCACTATTTCCCGGGAAATCGCTCAACATACGAACTGTGGGAAAAAACAGCAAATATGGTCGATTTGACACTTCATTTTCATGCATCCATAGTTCGATGGCTTTTGGTATTGTCCCCTGATTTAATTGTCGTTGGTAGCGAAGTATTTTGGTGAAACGTGGGACTGGTAAAGGATAGCCATGAAAACGTCTGGCAATCAAAGTTTCACGATCGACGGTTAGTGACCGGTTTGGAGTAGCAGAGATATAGTGGATAACTCCAGTGGGTTTTAATGCGCGTTTTACGGCTCGTACCAAAGATTTATTTGCACTATAAGGAAAGGCATCTGCTTCATCAATAATTACAGTGTCAAACGCTTGAAAATAGCGGTAAAGTTGATGCGTTGTCGCGAGTGTAATTGTTCCTAGACCTATCGGCTTTTCTGACCCACCGTATAAAACGTCTATCCGACAATTTGCAAATGCCTGCTGAAACCTAGGAGCCAATTCTAGAATGACATCCGTCCTCGGACAAGCGACAGCAATACGATGTCCCTTTGTTAACAAGGTCTCGATTGCACCAAACATGATTTCTGTTTTACCGGCTCCACATACTGCATTGACAAGGTGACTTTTATTCACTTCTATGCTTTCAACCCATTCGTTTACGGCTTGTTGTTGTAAGTGTGAATAGTTTCCTCGCCAAACAAATGACGGGGTTTCAGATAGAGGAGAAATCTCTCCTAGCCAGAAAAGTAATTCTGTACAGCTAGAGATCTTCCCCATTTGAATGCAGTTTCTACAGTAAGTACAATGTTTGTGACACTTTAAGCAGTAATGAGCAGCAAAATGATGTAGGTCTGAAGTTTGGCAACGATTGCACTGAAATTTTTTAGTGAAAGATTTAGTATATAGGGAGTTCCTTTGTCGACTAATGCCGGGGAGTAGTTGTAGAAGGTTTTGTTGAATAAGAGTAGAGATTGTAGTTTGTGGAAGTTGAATAGCATGTCTCTCATGGATTTTGCCTTGAAGTTGTTGGTGAACGTTCATGTTTTCCTCCTTTACGCCAAAAGAAGGTCCTCTCTCTCGTTTATCATAGCCACCGTGCACAAAAAAATCCAGTCACAAGATGACTGGATTTTGAACTGATATAGTTATTCATTTTAATTAATCTCTGATGAAGTAAACGCTTGTGACAACCCAGTTGCCTTCCTCTTTAGCAAACACAGTGACTTGTCTACCTGTACTGGTTGCTTTACCACCTGTGGAATTTTGCTCTAGATCTATAGTTATCGATGAAAAAACTTGAGCTTCTTGCTCATTGTAGTCAATAATCGTTACGTCTTCTGCTGAACGCGCCGTGTCGTACTGTTCAAATGTATCTTTTACAAATTGGAGTTCCGTCTCATAACTAAAGCCTTTAGGTTCTTTAGAAATTACAGACATATAGGAATCTATGTCCTCATTGTTGAAGGATTCAATATACGTGGAAAAAGCTGCGAGAATAGCTTCCTGTTCTGATACAGGAACATTGGCTGCTTCCTCAATCTTGCCACCATCCATTTCAAATCCAACTTCTGCAACTTCTTCTGACTCTTTGTTTTCACTTGCAGCATGGGTCTCTACCTGACTAGAACCTTGGGGCACTAAATCGCTTGCAGAGCCAGTGTTGATGCTCTCTTCAGATGAGGAGCAAGCAGCTAATACTACTAAAGAAATTATAGTTATGATACCTAATAGAATTCGTCTCAAATTTCATTCCTCCTGCTAGACGTATTTTGTCATAGTTTGTTGTAAGAATCAAACAGAAAATCCTACTGACAAAAAACTGTCACTTTTCACATTTTTCGTTCTCTAGTCCTGACGTGAGGGAGATCAAAAAGTTGCATAAGAAAAAGCACCTCTGTTATAGAGATGCTTAAGTCATTTATCGAACTTCTACCCAACCATTTTTGATAGCTGTGACAACGGCTTGCGTACGATCGTTTACATTCATTTTTTGAAGAATGCTGGATACATGGTTTTTGACTGTTTTTTCTGAGATGAAAAGTGTCTCACCAATAGTACGGTTACTTTGTCCATCTGTTAGAAGTTGAAGTACTTCACACTCACGCTTCGTTAATAGATGGAAGGGACGTCGAATATCCGTTTGATGGAAGTTCCCTTTATTTTCACGCTCACTTAAGCGTTTAAATTCATTGACTAAGTTTTTTGTTACTTTCGGGTGCAAGTAGTTTCCACCCTTGTCGACTACTTTGATTCCTTGGACAATAGCATTTGCGTCCATTTCCTTTAACATGTAGCCTGAAGCACCTGTCTTTAATGCTGTCGACACGAATGATTCATCATCATGAATAGATAGCATAATTACTTTTGCTTCCGGATATTGAGCAATCAGTTCTCCTGTTGCCTCGATACCGCTTTTATTTGGCATATTAATATCCATTAAGATAATGTCGGGGCGGTAATTTTCATAAAGACGAACTGCATCTGTACCATCGTCGCCTTCTGCTACTACCTCAAAAGTTTCTTCAAAGTCTAAAATTCGTTTTACTCCCTCGCGGAATAATTGGTGATCATCTATAATTATAATTTTCGTCATATGAATATCCTCCTATACAAACGATACGGTTATCATTCTTATTCCTCATTTTCTTCAAAGGTAAACGTTTTTCCTGCTTTTGCAGCTTCTTTTACAAAAGATTATGTTTACAAGTATAATGAGACGATCTAATTCATTCAATTGTTCCCCTATCCAACTTTCTGCACAAGTTAAATAAGTGAATGATTTTATAGTTACCTGATAAACCTGTCCTTTATCTAGTTTTCAACTCCTAGTTGGAAGGTGCATACCTGTATCTCAAGTTACTCTATTTCAAGACCTGACAGAAACCATTATAGCACTAATTTCCCAAGTGGATATTAAAATTATGTTACAGAACGATTTCATTTTACCGAAGGAGTAGGCAATGAATACAAATTATTATACAATCAAAAAGCCGTCCGTTTCAGAAACCATTATTCAAAAATCACGATTTATCTGCCATTTAAAACGGACAGATTCTGAACAACAAGCACAAGAATTTATTAATGAGGTTCGTTCCCAGCACAAATCAGCTAACCATAATTGTTTTGCCTACGTCATTGGGGAAAATAACGCTATTCAAAAAGCAGCTGATGATGGGGAACCTAGTGGCACGGCAGGCGTTCCTATGCTAGAAGTATTAAAAAAACAAGATCTCAGAAATGTGACAGCAGTAGTCACACGGTATTTTGGTGGCATCAAACTTGGTGGTGGTGGATTGATTCGAGCGTACGGCAGCTCAGTATCAGATGCATTGCGTCAAGTTGGCATCGTCCATCGAGTCCGCCATTGTCTTTATAAAGTAGGAATCGACTACCACCTGCTAGGGAAAGTAGAGAATGAATTGCGTCAAAATGTTTATATTCTCGATGAAATCAGGTATACAGATAAAGTAGAACTAATGGTATATGTAAATGAAACAGATACCACCACATTTGAACAATGGATCATTTCATTGACAAGTGCCACAGCTTCTATAGATAAAGGAGCTGTCTCTTTTATTGAAACTGATGTATAAACTTAAAATTTACTACATGTCACGGATAGATAATTGAAGGGCTAGAATCTTCAGGAGGCGTTTGAAATGATTACGAGAAGTACTAGAAAGAAATCAAAAAAGAAAACTATTTTATACTCTTTGCTCATTCTTGCAGGTGCCTTTGCTATATTATCAGCCAGTTATGGTGTTTATCTGACCAAGCGTGCAGAAGTTGCAGCAGATCGCAGCTATCAAGCACTTGAAAACAGGAAAAACGGTTCACAGCTACGCGATGAAGATGTTGAACCTCTTACGGATAACGTATCTATCTTATTTGTGGGAATTGACGACAGTGAACAACGTGGATTCGGTGACGAGTCAAGCCGATCCGATGCGCTAATGGTTGCCACTTTAAATAATGAATCAAAAACAATCAAATTAGTGAGCATTCCACGAGATTCTAAAGTCTACATCCCAGAAGTCGGTTACGACGACAAAATTACACATGCGCATGCTTATGGTGGGACTGCTGTTGCGATTGAAACAGTTGAAGAGTTATTCGATATCCCGATTGATTATTATGTAAAAATGAATTTCAATGCTTTCATCGATACAGTCGATGCTCTTGGCGGCGTTACTGTTGATGTACCTTATGATCATCTTGAACTGGACGAAAATGATCAGTTTACGGTTGAGTTAAAAGAAGGTCGTCAACTTCTAGATGGTCGTGAAACATTGGCATTAGCAAGAACTCGAAAATTAGACAATGATATCGAGCGCGGAAAACGCCAACAAATGATTTTAGAAGCAATTATCCAAAAAGCAGCCTCTGCCTCTTCCTTCACAAAGTATGGCGATGTGATTGATGCAGTCGGAAACAACATGAAGACAGATTTAACCTTTGATGAGATGAAGTCATTTTTTGACTATTTGTCTAAAGGAAAACCGCAAGTGGAAACATTAACGTTAGCCGGTTTAGATGATATGTCAACAGGTACCTACTATTGGCAGCTTGATGAACAAGCGCTTGAAGAGACCAAAAATACGTTGCAACGACATTTAGATCTTAAGCCAGGTTCTTCAGAGTATGCAGCAGATTCTTCTGCTGAATAAATACTTATTAGTGGTTGGAACAAACATAAATCAGCAAATTCTTTGGATTGTATTCTAAAGAATTTGCTGATTTTAATTTACGATGAGTTCCTGGTTAATAGAGTTACATAAAAAGGTTTGTTCTAGCCTCTTTTACTATGAAGTGACAGTCAATTTTGAAAGTGGTACGCTAAAGTTGGAGGGGATGAAATGGATACATTATTGTTTGAACAAAAAGACCACGTGGCGGTTGTAACATTAAATCGACCTGATGCGATGAACGCATTTAATTATGATTTGCTAGCTGAATTAGGACAAGTTGTTGATGCTTTACGCATTAATCCTGATGTTCGCCTGGTTATTTTTAGAGGAGCTGGAGGCAAAGCTTTTAGCGTTGGTGCAGACTTAAAAGAGCGCAAAACTCTAACAACCGAACAAGTAAAAAGAAATCTATTTAAAATTGGAGAAGTCTTTTCAACAATTGAAAACTTGCCACAACCGACGATTGCTATGATGGATGGTTTTGCATTTGGAGGGGGCATGGAGTTAGCACTGGCTTGTGACTTCAGAATCGCTTCTGAAAAAAGTATTATGGGATTAACGGAAACCAGTTTAGCTATCATTCCTGGAGCTGGGGGCACACAACGTCTCCCTCGCTTGATCGGTGAATCAAAAGCTTTAGAGTTAATCTTAACCGCACGAAAGATAACTGCAGCTGAGGCTTACCATTATGGGTTACTGACTCAGGTTGCACCTGATGATTCGTTAGTTGAACAAACAGAGGCTTTTTCGTTAGCAATCTTAGCGAATGGGCCGATTGCTTTGCAACAAGCGAAGTTTGCCGTAAAAAATGGTATGAATGCCGATTTACAAACTGGCTTACAAATCGAGCGAAAAGCATATGAGATTACCCTCCCAACTGAGGACCGTATCGAAGCTTTGCTCGCATTTGGAGAGAAGCGTAAACCGGTCTTTAAAGGAAAATAACCGCTAACCGCTTACTTTCTACGAATTTTGGTTAAATTTGTTCTAACAAAATTATAGCTGGAACAAAATATAGTAATAGAACTCAACACAAAAAAATCAGCAAATTCTCTGGAATTTACCCTAGAGAACTCGCTGATTTTATTTTTGTTCCAATCTCTTTGCTGCAATCCTATAAGTGCTTTTTAAACCAACCCGTGATTTGCTCGAGTCGTGCGATTCGCAGATTCGGCAAGCCCGTGCGCGAAAGGTTATGATCTGCTTGTGGGAAGCGGACTAACTCTGTTTCCTTCCCCATTCGCTTAAGTGTAATATAGAGCTGTTGCGCTTGCTCGATCGGGCAACGTAAGTCATCTTCTCCGTGTAAAATCAATAAAGGCGTATTGACGTTAGCTGCGTATTTTAAAGGTGAATGATTCCACAATTTGTCAATGTCATTCATATCGCTTTGAATTTGCCATTCAGTAAAGTAATACCCAATGTCAGATACCCCATAAAAACTAATCCAATTCGAGATAGAACGCTGAGTAACAGCTGCTTTAAAGCGGTCTGTATGTCCAACAATCCAGTTGGTCATAAATCCACCGTATGAGCCGCCAGTAACCCCTAGGCGCTCTTGATCAATCCACTCATAACTACTTAACACATAATCAACAGCTGCCATGATATCCAGGTAGTCATTTCCACCATAATCTCCACGTACCGCATCTACAAACTCTTGACTGTAGCTATGGCTACCTCTTGGATTGATGTAGAGAACCCCGTACCCTTGAGAAGCTAGTACCTGCATTTCATGGATAAATGAATTGGCATAAAACGCATGAGGTCCACCGTGAATATTTGTAACGAGAGGTACTTTGCCGTTTTTAGCGGCTTCCGGCTTGATCAGCCAACCGTGTACTTGCCATCCTTGTGGTCCTTCAAAAACGATTGGCTCAGGTGTAAGGAGCAGTGTTTGTTCGACATATTCATTGTTATGGTCAGATTTCTGCTCACGCTCACCAGTTGTTACTTGCTGAACAAATAGTTCACCCGGTAACGTCGGATTGCTGACTGTCAGAGCTAAAGAAGTTCCCTGCTGATTTACATCGTAGCCGTATACGTGCTCTCCTTCTTGAGTGACGGGATAAAGCTCTCCTTCTAAAGAAGCAAAGTAAATTCGTACATCTCCGTAAGTAGAGACTTGGAAATACAAATGATTATCCGCTGACCAGACAACTGCTGGTGCTGATACTCCTTGTTGGACATCTGCTACCACGTAATCACCAACAGGAGCATCTAATCCCTCAGTTAGCGACTGTGAACTTTGAGTTTCTGTATCATAAACATAAACTTGAGCATGTGTAGCGTTCTCAAATGTACGTGTAGCGCCTACATAGGCAACATAGCGACCATCAAACGAGTAAGCGGCCCCACCGAAATGCCCCGCTTCTTTAGTAAGTGCCTTCGCTGATTTTGTTTCAATGTTGACCTCTACTAAATTCGTTTCAAACAGATAATCATCTTGAAGGTCTGCAGTTGAAATGACAACAGACTTCCCATCAGGTGAAAGCGCATGGACCGACTCATTACGCTGTTCTGTCGACCATCGTTCAATCGAGTTATCTGCAAGATCGATTACTCCGATTTGTGACATCTGATGATGCTTAACCAGCCCATTACCGTCCTGAATATATTTCATTTTTTCAGCCGTATAGGGTTGAGGGAAGGCGTCTTTTTTCTCTTCTTCTTTTTCCCAACCTAATTTTTTATCGTAACGCGCAGAAACCCAAATCTTTTCTTCATCCGGCTGCCACACGTAATTGGAAACACCATATGGCAAAGTCGTTAGTTGTTGTGCTTCCCCTCCCGATGCAGAGAGGATGTACAGTTGATTTCCTTCTTCACGGTTAGAAAGAAATGAAATATAGGTTCCTTTTGGAGACCATTTGATTGCAGAAATTCTCTCTTTGCGATGAGTCCATTGGACAGGACCAGCTTTTTCATCTGCCAAAAAAATGCTACTCGTATATGTATTTTTATCCTTATCGATGGATGTTTTACTGTAAGCAATTTGATTGGTTACTGGATTCCAGACCGGTGAAGTGACGGAATGGATTCCACAGATCTCTTCGATTGATACGTTTTGTTTTTGCAAAGCAAGCCCTCCCATTTATTTCGTTTATCAAAATACCTCTTCAGTATACTGCACTTTGTGCCAATAGCCAAACTATTCATACAAACAAAAAACTCAGCACCTTTTTAATAAAAAGTGCTAAGTCTTTTAAGTAATTATGAATTGGTTACTTGATCCTTCAACGTTCGACGCAAAATCTTCCCGGTTGTGTTTTTAGGTAACTCATCTAACAGTTCGATGCGTGTCGGTACTTTATATTTTGCTAGCTTTTCTCGACAAAATGCTTGAATGTCTTCTGTTACTAGAGTCGTATCTTTCAGAACAACGAAAGCTAAGACCTGCTCTCCGAAATTCGGGTCAGGAACACCTACCACTGCCGCTTCAAGAATTCCAGGATGTGCAAATAATACTTCTTCCACTTCTCGAGGGTACACATTATAGCCACCCACAATAATCATATCTTTCTTGCGATCAACGATATAGAAATAGCCTTCTTCATCTTTTTTTGCAAGGTCGCCAGTATATAACCAACCATCTCGGATGGCGTTAGCTGACTCCTCTGGCATGTTGTAATACCCCTTCATAACGTTAGGGCCCCTCACAATTAATTCTCCTACTTCACCAACAGGTAATTCCTCTCCCAGCTCATTCACTATCTTATTTTCCACGTTGATAATAGATGTGCCAATAGAACCTGCTTTTCTTTCACGGTCTAACGGGTTGAAACACGTAACTGGTGAAGCTTCTGACAATCCGTATCCTTCTGAAATACGAACATTGAACTTGTCTTCAAAGTTATGCAATAACGCAACAGGTAAGGACGCTCCTCCTGAAATAGCTAAGCGCACAGTTGAAAAGTCCTCAGGATTAGCATCAGGTGATTGGTAAAGGAAATTATACATGGTTG
Protein-coding regions in this window:
- a CDS encoding nuclear transport factor 2 family protein encodes the protein MRRILLGIITIISLVVLAACSSSEESINTGSASDLVPQGSSQVETHAASENKESEEVAEVGFEMDGGKIEEAANVPVSEQEAILAAFSTYIESFNNEDIDSYMSVISKEPKGFSYETELQFVKDTFEQYDTARSAEDVTIIDYNEQEAQVFSSITIDLEQNSTGGKATSTGRQVTVFAKEEGNWVVTSVYFIRD
- a CDS encoding response regulator transcription factor; protein product: MTKIIIIDDHQLFREGVKRILDFEETFEVVAEGDDGTDAVRLYENYRPDIILMDINMPNKSGIEATGELIAQYPEAKVIMLSIHDDESFVSTALKTGASGYMLKEMDANAIVQGIKVVDKGGNYLHPKVTKNLVNEFKRLSERENKGNFHQTDIRRPFHLLTKRECEVLQLLTDGQSNRTIGETLFISEKTVKNHVSSILQKMNVNDRTQAVVTAIKNGWVEVR
- a CDS encoding DEAD/DEAH box helicase family protein, which produces MGKISSCTELLFWLGEISPLSETPSFVWRGNYSHLQQQAVNEWVESIEVNKSHLVNAVCGAGKTEIMFGAIETLLTKGHRIAVACPRTDVILELAPRFQQAFANCRIDVLYGGSEKPIGLGTITLATTHQLYRYFQAFDTVIIDEADAFPYSANKSLVRAVKRALKPTGVIHYISATPNRSLTVDRETLIARRFHGYPLPVPRFTKILRYQRQLNQGTIPKAIELWMHENEVSNRPYLLFFPTVRMLSDFPGNSERVHSEHPLRKEYVQQLRDGEINCLLTTTILERGITIPNLQIGVIGSEQPIFTKQALIQIAGRAGRSSEFPTGDVVFFHRGITDDMIQAKRTIEELNQL
- a CDS encoding YigZ family protein; the protein is MNTNYYTIKKPSVSETIIQKSRFICHLKRTDSEQQAQEFINEVRSQHKSANHNCFAYVIGENNAIQKAADDGEPSGTAGVPMLEVLKKQDLRNVTAVVTRYFGGIKLGGGGLIRAYGSSVSDALRQVGIVHRVRHCLYKVGIDYHLLGKVENELRQNVYILDEIRYTDKVELMVYVNETDTTTFEQWIISLTSATASIDKGAVSFIETDV
- a CDS encoding phosphoribosyltransferase family protein — translated: MKQYFHRYKKLGDYALHQVFSGHFRHFYPCVPVPIFNGSENDKTFSPVEALLVPQHIVHLLEKTTPIKQSQRTLYQRLHSSNPFSWTGTEKIPSRIVLVDDIYTTGMTLHQAALLLKENGVREVHGVCLAETLSKKV
- a CDS encoding LCP family protein, with translation MITRSTRKKSKKKTILYSLLILAGAFAILSASYGVYLTKRAEVAADRSYQALENRKNGSQLRDEDVEPLTDNVSILFVGIDDSEQRGFGDESSRSDALMVATLNNESKTIKLVSIPRDSKVYIPEVGYDDKITHAHAYGGTAVAIETVEELFDIPIDYYVKMNFNAFIDTVDALGGVTVDVPYDHLELDENDQFTVELKEGRQLLDGRETLALARTRKLDNDIERGKRQQMILEAIIQKAASASSFTKYGDVIDAVGNNMKTDLTFDEMKSFFDYLSKGKPQVETLTLAGLDDMSTGTYYWQLDEQALEETKNTLQRHLDLKPGSSEYAADSSAE
- the ilvD gene encoding dihydroxy-acid dehydratase, producing the protein MRSDMIKKGIDRAPHRSLLYATGVKTKDLQKPFIGVCNSYIDIIPGHKHLNKFAEIVKQAIWDAGGVPFEFNTIGVDDGIAMGHIGMRYSLPSRELIADSAETVINAHWFDGVFYIPNCDKITPGMLMAAVRTNVPSVFVTGGPMEAGESADGKPLSLTSVFEGVGAFKSGKMTEQELLDIEQNACPTCGSCSGMFTANSMNSLMEILGVTPPGNATIVATSNERHRLIKEAVGHLLRMIEDDVKPRDLITKEAIDDAFALDMAMGGSTNTVLHTLAIAHEAEIPYQMEQINEVAKRIPYLAKIMPASDYSMHDVHLAGGLSAIIKELCEIPGGIHGNRLTITGKSVLENVKEAKILNPAVIRPKDNPYSPVGGLSVLFGNLAPDGGVIKVGAVDPSIQTFTGKAIVFNSQEDAQQAIDDGRVQEGHVVVIRYEGPKGGPGMPEMLGPTSAIQGRGLGTKVALITDGRFSGASRGISIGHISPEAAEGGPIALVEDGDTIVIDLPNRSIHHDVDERVLQKRANQLPEFEPKIKKGYLARYSKLVTSASTGGVMKI
- the ilvB gene encoding biosynthetic-type acetolactate synthase large subunit; this translates as MVMQTELQQVVENSPLSGADVLIELLQEQQVEMIFGYPGGAVLPIYDALHRNPIPHVLARHEQGAIHAAEGYARVTGKPGVVIATSGPGATNLVTGIADAMMDSLPLIVFTGQVATTVIGTDAFQEADIIGITQPITKHNYQVKDAKDLPRIVREAFHIATTGRQGPVLIDIPKNLAAGSTERLDWSIKPIALPGYQPTTEPNFLQIQKLVEAIHQANKPLLLIGAGVLAAKGTEQLAAFMELTGIPAVSTLLGLGAIHSEHPNYLGMAGMHGTFTANMAIQECDLLINIGARFDDRLTGNLQQFAPHALVAHVDVDPAEIGKNVATAIPIVGDAKAALTNLNGYTYKSQNTSPWLEELATNRREFPLHYKKDGLKAQQVLEILQEVTQGNAIVSTDVGQHQMWTAQYYGFKNPHKWITSGGLGTMGFGFPAAIGAQLAFPEERVVAVVGDAGFQMTMQELSLLQERRIPVKILILNNQSLGMVRQWQKAFYEERYSQSLMPVQPDFVKLAAAYDIQGVRIDTLEQARLQLPELLLSNEPVLIDCRIEQQEPVTPMVAPGKALHEMVGVKPS